GCGGCCTTACCTCGCCCAACGGCTGGAACGCACCCATCGGCGACCCGACGGGCTTCCAAGCAGATTTGGTGAAAAACGAAACGCGGCTGATTGCTTCGATGATTTTTAGGTTCTGAGCTTGCCTTCGCAAGAAGTGGTCTCACACAAGTGATATTCGTTGACAGGATTGACAAGGCTTGCGTGACTCGCGCCATTTTTCGGGGAAAAGCCATGTAAATCTTGTCAATTCTGTCCAAAATTAAACTTGTGAGGCATTCTCTTGGTTTGCCCCCAAAAAAGCCCCTAACTCAAAACCTTATTTTTTCACAAACTGCTTGCTCCTGATTTCCCCCTTCTGCCACACCCGAAGCATATAGTGCCCGGTAGTCAAGGAGCGAACATCGAAGCGATTTTGAGCACCCAAACCGTTCTTTTCCAACACGATTTTTCCCTGCAAGTCAAAGACCTGTACCAGCGCGACCTCGTTATTTCCCGGCAGCCGAATGTTCAGAAAATCACTGGCCGGATTGGGAAAGACATCGAGCGACAGGGTATTCGGAACAACGTCGTCCTGCGAAAGCACACCCTCCGTCGTCACATCGTCCACGCAGAGGTAGGCGGGCGTGTTCATGCCAAAGGCACCCACGTCGCTGGATGAGAGCGTGAATTGCAGGCTGTCCGCTTTGCCCAGGCTGCCGAGGTCGAGCCAGACCCAATCTTTCACGATGTAGTCCTGCGCGTTGTTGGCGAAGCGATAGTCGGCCAGATAAAAATTGACGCTATCGGTGCCAAGTTGGCCGTTGAGGTATTTTTTCACCGTGAGCAGGAAGAAATCGGGGTCATTGCCCGTGATACCGCCGAATTTTTTGGCGAAAGCATCGCCGTCCTTCATGCTGAAATAGGCGTAGGTGTTGTTCGTGACGTACAAACCGAGCACCTTTCCGCCCGCCGCCGCGCCCGTCAGCCGCATGATGGAGGCACCGAACACATAGCTGACCGCGTAGGTGGCAGAGCCGTTGGCTCCTTTGCCCGCAGCGGCACTCGATTCGTTGAGAAAACCGGGGGTTGTGCTGTCCGTTCGGTTGGAGATAGCCCAACCGTCCCAACTCATCCACTGCGCGTTGTAATTGTTGGGCAACTCGATATCGGCGCTGGTGAACGCGCCCGCCGCTCCGGCATTGTTGACAAAAGTATTGGGCGGGAGGTTGAAATTTTCAAAACCGGCCACCGTCTGTGCGTGTGCGCCGAAGGCCAGCAATAGTGCGACAGAAGTCAAAAGGTGTTGCATTTGTTTGAATTTTATGATGAAGAATTGGTGTGCTTGCGTGTCGAAAAACCCGCGTTGAAGCCCAATCGGAAATGTCGCCCCGGCATGGGGCGGCGTTCGATGACTTGGTAATCCGCGTCCCACAAATTTTCTATGTGCAGAAAAATGGCTCCGTTCCAGCCGCCAAAAGGGCGGGCGTACTGTATGCGTAGGCTGCCAATGCTGAAGCTGGGCACGTCCTCGTTGATGCCTGTTACTTTTTCCGTAAATTGTTGGAAACCCGTGATTTGGAAATGTTTGACCCGAACGGAAACCTCCGCAAAAACACGGTGCATGGGCACATAGAACAACTGTGCCCCCTGCTCGATGCGCGGATTGCTCACAGCCAATTCATTGGTGGAGCGCACCCAATCGTGGCCTCCGGTCAAGGTTATTTCGCCAAAAGAAAACGCGCTCGCCACATCGAGGCGGCTCTCGATGCCTCGGCTCCACACTTCGGCGATGTTTTGCGGCGAAAAAAAGAATTGACCGTCCTTACGCGCCCAAAGGAGCCAGTTGCGGATGCGGCGATGGAATCCTGTGGCGGAATAAGACCATCGCAACTGCTGGGCTTTTCCGTGAAAGACCAACCCCACGTCTTGGCCCCAACCGCTTTCGGGCAGCAGTTCGGGGTTGCCGCCGGGGCGCCAGTAGAGGTCGTTGAAAGTGGGCAAGCGGTAGTTGCGAGCGATTTTTCCCTTGATTTTTAAAAAACGCAGCGCCTCGGCTTCCGCGCCCACGCTGGGCATGAAGGGCACCCAGCGGCCATCCACCCATTCCATGCGCCCGTCCAATTGTGCTTGCCAACGATGGCCTTCCCGCCGCATGGCGAGAAATACAGCGGTGCGGGCTTGGCGGGGCGAGGCTTCGTAGGCGGGGGTCGAAGCGCGGGTGTAGGTCTGCGTGACGGAGCCTTGCAACCTCAATTGCCTCCCCAGCCATCGTGTCGCCTCTGTCTCACCCATCCAAGTGTGGAATTTGCTGAGCGACGCTTGTCCAATGAGCGGGTCGCGGTAGTCCAGCGTCTCGGTGAAAAAAGCAGCCCGCGTTTGCAACGTCAGCAGCCCGCTTGTTTTTTTCCAGTGCAAGGTGGTGCGGAGCAGGGCATCGGCTTGTGTGGCTTGGCTTCGGTTTTGCACGATGGTCGGGGGGATTTGGCGAGCAATGTCTTGGAGCCAAACCCGGAGGGCAAATTCTTCGTTGGGCCTTGTTTTCAAAAAAAATTCCTGCAACACGCCCTGTTGCTGCAAAGCGGCGTGTTCTTGTTTTTTCTCCGGCAAGTCGGGGTGAATTTGAAAAGTGAAATCGTTGTTGGCTTTTTCAAAAAAAATGCGCGTGGAGCCAGCCCAGCGACCACTGCCGTAGCGAAGGGTGGCGGCGTGGTGCTGCCAGCCAAAACTGCCCGCAGCCACGTTGAGGCGGGCGGAAAGGCCTGTGGTGAACTGTGATTTGTTTTCGAGCAGCACGGCTCCACCAATGGCTCCGCTGCCCCAACCCGCGCTGTTGCCGCCATATTGCAGGGTCATTTCATCCACAAAAACGAGGGGCAACAGGGAAAAATCCAATTGGCCGAGCATGGGGCTTTGCAGCGGGAGACCGTTCCAAACAATGGCAGTTTGACCCGCGCTGCCGCCCCGGGCAGAGGTGGTGGCCAAGCTGCCCAAGCCGTAACTTTTCACATACATCCCGCTTTTTTTCCAAAGTGCGTCAGCCACGTTTTCAGTTTGGTGGAGGGCAAGGCAGGTGCTATCGAGGGTGGTTGATTGTGCTCCGGCGGGTTGGCGGCGCAAGTGTTGGGCGGTGATTTCGGGGGAGGGTAGCGCGAGCAAGGTATCGGCCTGCGCGTGCAGCCCGTTGAAGTTGACCCCAAACCCACAGAGCGCGAGGAGGCAAAAATTGCCAGCGGCTGTTTTGCTGCGAATTGAAGTACGCGAGATGGTGTGGAATATCCGATGCACGCTGCCCGATTTTAAGATGGAGGGTCTTCGACGGAGAAGACGGGCAGCAATGGGAGGAGCTTTCATGCGCCAATTTGACGGGGGCATTCCTTTGTGTGGAATGCCCGCCTTCGATTGGCACATTGTGCACATCGCATCATCACCCGGCTTTTCCT
This genomic interval from Saprospiraceae bacterium contains the following:
- a CDS encoding DUF4465 domain-containing protein yields the protein MQHLLTSVALLLAFGAHAQTVAGFENFNLPPNTFVNNAGAAGAFTSADIELPNNYNAQWMSWDGWAISNRTDSTTPGFLNESSAAAGKGANGSATYAVSYVFGASIMRLTGAAAGGKVLGLYVTNNTYAYFSMKDGDAFAKKFGGITGNDPDFFLLTVKKYLNGQLGTDSVNFYLADYRFANNAQDYIVKDWVWLDLGSLGKADSLQFTLSSSDVGAFGMNTPAYLCVDDVTTEGVLSQDDVVPNTLSLDVFPNPASDFLNIRLPGNNEVALVQVFDLQGKIVLEKNGLGAQNRFDVRSLTTGHYMLRVWQKGEIRSKQFVKK
- a CDS encoding TonB-dependent receptor, producing MKAPPIAARLLRRRPSILKSGSVHRIFHTISRTSIRSKTAAGNFCLLALCGFGVNFNGLHAQADTLLALPSPEITAQHLRRQPAGAQSTTLDSTCLALHQTENVADALWKKSGMYVKSYGLGSLATTSARGGSAGQTAIVWNGLPLQSPMLGQLDFSLLPLVFVDEMTLQYGGNSAGWGSGAIGGAVLLENKSQFTTGLSARLNVAAGSFGWQHHAATLRYGSGRWAGSTRIFFEKANNDFTFQIHPDLPEKKQEHAALQQQGVLQEFFLKTRPNEEFALRVWLQDIARQIPPTIVQNRSQATQADALLRTTLHWKKTSGLLTLQTRAAFFTETLDYRDPLIGQASLSKFHTWMGETEATRWLGRQLRLQGSVTQTYTRASTPAYEASPRQARTAVFLAMRREGHRWQAQLDGRMEWVDGRWVPFMPSVGAEAEALRFLKIKGKIARNYRLPTFNDLYWRPGGNPELLPESGWGQDVGLVFHGKAQQLRWSYSATGFHRRIRNWLLWARKDGQFFFSPQNIAEVWSRGIESRLDVASAFSFGEITLTGGHDWVRSTNELAVSNPRIEQGAQLFYVPMHRVFAEVSVRVKHFQITGFQQFTEKVTGINEDVPSFSIGSLRIQYARPFGGWNGAIFLHIENLWDADYQVIERRPMPGRHFRLGFNAGFSTRKHTNSSS